ATTGAAGACCTACAGTTTGTAATCCGTAAAATATAATGATGTTAAGTAAAGAAGAAATAACGTATAAATGCCAAGTTTCTTTTAAGTGTAACTCTTTGTATTTTGGTAATGCGAACAGGAGTAAAATGAATCCTCCAATTAAAGTTCGAACGCCTGCAAATAAAACGGGTGGTGTATAATGCAGGGCAAACTTAGATAAAGGCCAATTGATTCCCCACATGAAAACGAGAAAGGTAAGGATTATGGCCGTCTTAGTTCGAGAAAGCTGTGTCACGGTAAGACCTCCTTGTTGTTATTCATTTCACTATGATATGATATCGACTGTAATAAATAAAATGAATCTTTTTTATAAGGAGTATAAGTGATTAGTTATGACCATTACACAACTGCAAGTATTAATAAAAACTGTTGAGTTAGGTAGTTTTACGAAGGCTGCTCGGGTGTTAAATATGACGCAGCCAGCGGTAAGTCATGCGATTTCAAGTATTGAGTCAGAGTTAGGAGTTACGATTCTTATACGTGACAAACGAAAAGGGCTAATTGTTACGGATGTAGGAAATAGAATTCTTGTACATATTAGAGAGATTTTGAACGGTGTAGAGAAGATTGAACAAGAAGTTGCGATGGAGAAAGGACATGAAGTTGGGACGATTCGAATTGGGAGTTTTCCGAGTGCTTCTGCACATTTCTTACCGAAAATGATAAATCATTTTAAGGAGAAGTATCCGAACTTAGAAGTCGTTCTTTGTGAAGGAACGATTCAAGAAGTTGAAGATTGGTTAGTATCGAGGGTTATTGATATAGGAATTGTTATTTTGCCTAATAAAGAGATGGAGATTGTCCCATTAACGAAAGGGAAAATGGTTGTTATCTTAAGAGATGATCATCCTCTTTGTAAGAAGGCCTCTATTACAATTAGTGATTTAGAGAATGAACCGATTATATTATGTAAGGGCGGATACGAACCACCCATTATTGATATGTTTAAACAAGCCAACGTACCACTTCGGGCTGAGTATGTAATATCAACCGTTACTACAGCTTTAAACATGATTCAAGAAGGATTAGGTATTGCAATATTAGCCGAATTATCTTTAACAAATTTACCACAGAATGTGCAAACGAGAGAATTGGAACCACAAGTATGGAGAGAAATTGCTTTAGCTGTTCCTTCATTAAAGGATTCTTCAATCGCTGTACAGCTATTTATTGAGGAATTTCAAGCGCTATTTGCAGAATAAAAAGAGGTGTCTCATATATCATAATGGGACACTTTTTAATTTGTTTATAAAAAATCTATGAAAAGGATTGACTTATCTTTTTGTTGTAACTATAATGATTACAACGAGGTGGTGATCACGATGAAAATTAGTAGCCGCTTTTCTATAGCTGTTCATATTTTATCTATTTTGAAAAACAATCCATCTTCACTTTGTACTTCAGACTATATGGCTGAAAGTGTAAACACAAACCCAGTAGTCATTCGCAAAATCATGTCGTACTTGAAACAAGCGGGTTTTGTATATGTAAATCGCGGTCCAGGTGGTGCGGGATTATTAAAGGATTTACATGAAATCACATTGTTAGATGTGTATCATGCAGTAAATGTAGTGGAAGAAGACAAGCTATTTCATATTCACGAACAACCGAATCCAGATTGTCCAATTGGAGCAAATATTCAAGCGGTATTAGAAGTTATATTAATACAAGCACAATCTGCGATGGAAGAAGTTTTGAGAAATATTACGATGAGGCAGTTGTTTGAAACTTTGCAAGAAAAAATGAATGCTTAAATCATATTTATATTTTTTTATCATCGATGTAACTAATTATATTACAACTATAAAGGTAGGGTGTAAAAGTTATGACTGTAAAAATGAAAGTATACTCAGATTTTATATGTCCATTTTGTTTTTTAGCAAAAGGTCCATTAGATGAGGTAGCGAAAGAGAATGATGTAGAGATTGAATGGATGCCATTTGAATTACGTCCAAGTCCATATTCAAAAATAGATCCATGGAATGAGCCGGAAAAATTAGGCTCATGGGATGCTTTCATTCTTCCAACTGCGAAGAAATTAGGAATTGATATGCGTTTGCCACGTGTTTCTCCACATCCATATACACATTTAGCTTTCGAAGGATGTCAATTTGCGAAAGAACGTGGACTTGGAAATGAGTATCATCACCGCGTATTCACAGCATTTTTCCAAGAAGAGCAAAACATTGAAGATATTGATGTTTTAACAAAATTAGCGGTAGAAGTAGGTCTTCCTGAAGCCGAATTTAAAGATGCTTTAGTAACTCGTAAATATAAAAAAATGCATGAAGAAGCAATTCAGCACGCATATGATGAAGCGAATATTATGGCTGTTCCAACTGTCATGATTGGAGAGGAAGTCATTCAAGGGCTTGCTAGTAAAGAAACGCTACAAAGAGTCATTGATAAAGAAATTGAAAAGGATAAAACAATTTCATTTGAAGGTATGCAATGTAATACAGATGGATATTGCTAATTCACTTGTTATGAAATAATAAAATAAATTATAAAACAAATATTTGGAGGAATTAAAATGTCAGCAACTACAACAAACTTAAAAGAAGCAATCGTGAACCGTCGTTCTATTCGTAAAGTAACAAAAAACGATGCAATTACGAAAGAAAGAATTGAAGAAGTTTTAAAAACAGCTTTACACGCACCAACATCTTTCAATATGCAAAGTGGCCGTATGGTTGTATTAATGGATGGAGAGCATGAAAAGTTTTGGGATATTGTTAAAGAAACACTAAGAGCCCGCGTACCAGCAGAAAACTTTGAAGCGACTGTAGAAAGATTAAAAGGTTTCCATACAGGTGTTGGAACTGTATTATTCTTTGAAGATCAAGCAACAGTAGAAAAAATGCAAGAAAATGCACCATTATATAAAGATCAGTTCCCATTCTGGTCTCATCAAGGAAATGCAATGTTACAACATACAGTATGGATGTTATTATCAGCTGAAGGAATTGGCGCATCCCTGCAACACTACAATCCAATCGTGGATGCTGAAGTGAAAGAAACTTGGAACATTCCAGCAGAGTGGAGCTTAGTAGGACAAATGCCATTTGGTGAGCCAAATGAACAATCGGGAGAAAGAACTTTCTTACCTACTGAAGATGTAGTGAAATTTTATTAAGAAATTTAATATATAAAGAGTGAAATAAAAGGAGAGTACATATTAGCTATATATGTACTCTCTTTTCGTATGTAATGTTAAACTCTTATTGCAAGAACAAATTCCTTCATATGAACCGAAGTCTTTCCTTACAATTAAAAATCTATTATGTCTTTGAAATGACAGTAAACATCCCCGTCATGTTTGGTGAGTAATCTTTAAAATCAAATTTCTCATAGAACGATTCTTTACCTTCTGATGCAAACAAACCGACAAATGCCTTATCAGGTGCATTTTCATGTAAGTATGTAACTAAACGATGCATGATTTCTTTCCCGATACCATGTTTCTGGTAGTTCGGATGAACTACTATATCTTGAATATAGAAATAGATAGATCCATCACCAACAATTCTCCCCATGCCGATAATTTTTTCATTATCATTGACTGTCATGCAGTGGATAGAATTTTTCAGTGAAGTTTCCGCCACTTCAAAATTCATATAATCAGTCCATCCAACAGAATCACACAAATATTTGTACTCTTCTAATGTTGGGATGTTATGTTTAAACTCATATGTTTTCAAAATGTATCCTCCAAGCCCTTAAATTTAACAAGTATATACATTCGACATTTCTTTATCTTTTCCTCTTATGTAACTGAATTCCCTTTAGCTATTGAATTTCGTTCAGTTTCCGTATTTGTATTTGTGTTAATTAATAAGAGTTTAGGGGAAAAATATAAGAAATAATGGAAAGGGAAGTGGGAAAATGAATGATGAGAAAAAGTATACAGTGGTAGGTACGGATGTTGAAGAAGTAAAACGTTTAAATGAAAATTCGGGATTATCGTATAATCAAGTGAAAGAATTATTAGCGAAGCAAATGCAAAAAAAGAAGTAATGAAATTGAAATTCTTCATTTTTTCATTTAGCATTCTAATTAGAGAGAGTTATGAGGATAACTCTCTTTTTCAATACAATGGAGCAACTTTTAGAGTGGAGGAAACAACATGAAGAAATGGGTAAAGATAACGCTGTCTATTGCTGGAGGTATTGTTCTATTGGCATGTGCGGGGGGATATTACGTGTATAAAAATTATTTTCCAAAGGAACCTGAGCGTATCGTATATGATAAAGATAGAGTGTTAAAACCGATACATAAACAGTTGAAAGAAATTAACATAGAAAACGTAAAGATAAAAGAAAAAGAAGTCGTAAATGCGACGGTAGATGAGCTTCAAAAAATGGTTGATGATGGGAAATTATCATATGAAGAATTAACGAGTATTTATCTTTTTCGAATACAAGAACATGACCAAAATGGAATATCATTAAATGCTGTTACAGAGATTAATCCAAATGCAATGGAAGAAGCACGAAAGTTAGATAAAGAAAGGTCATTAAATAAAAAGTCGAACTTATACGGCATGCCGGTTATCGTAAAAGATAATGTACAAACGGAAAAGGCGATGCCGACAAGCGCGGGAACTTATGTGTTAAAAGATTGGATTGCAGATGAAGATGCGATGATCGTGAAGAATTTGAAAGAAGAAGGTGCTTTCGTTTTAGGGAAAGCGAATATGTCTGAGTGGGCAAATTATTTATCTTTTACAATGCCTAGCGGATATAGCGGGAAAAAAGGACAAAATTTGAATCCATACGGTCCGATTACGTTTGATACATCGGGATCAAGTTCTGGATCTGCTACAGTAGTTGCGGCAGATTTTGCACCACTTGCAATCGGGACAGAAACGACTGGGTCAATTGTAGCACCCGCGGCGCAGCAATCAGTAGTTGGATTACGCCCGTCACTAGGTATGGTGAGTAGATCAGGCATTATTCCGTTAGCTGAAACACTTGATACTGCAGGACCGATGGCAAGAACAGTAAAGGATGCGGCAACGTTATTTAACATAATGGTAAGTCATGATGAAAAAGATGCTATGACAGAAAAAATGAAAGATAAAAAAAGAATTGATTATACGAAGGATTTATCAATAGACGGATTGAAAGGGAAAAAAATAGGAGTTCTTTTTTCAATAGATCAACAAGATGAAAATAGAAAAGAAGTAGCAGAAAAAATTAGAAAAGATCTTCAAGATGCAGGTGCGGTATTGACTGATGATATTCAGTTAAACGATGAGGGAGTAGATAATCTAAAAACATTAGAATATGAGTTCAAACATAATGTTAATGATTTTCTTTCAAGGCAAAAAAATGTACCGGTAAAATCGTTAGAAGAGATTATAGCGTTTAATAAAAGGGATAGTAATAGACGAATAAAATACGGGCAAACATTAATTGAGGGATCTGAAAAATCTGCTATAACGAAAGATGAGTTTGGAAAAGTAGTGCAAACGAGTCAAGAAAATGCAAGAAAAGAGCTGGATAAATATTTAGTAGAGAAAGGTTTGGATGCTTTAGTTATGATTAACAACGAAGAAGTTCTTCTATCAGCTATAGCTGGCTATCCAGAATTAGCGGTTCCAGCAGGATATGATAACAATGGAGAGCCAGTAGGTGCGGTGTTTATCGAAAAGCAATTTGGTGAAAAGGAACTATTCAATATTGGATATGCGTATGAGCAGCAGTCTAAAAATAGAAAATCACCAAAACTGTAAAAAGGTAAACGACTACAATAAAATATGTTGGTTGCCTAATCTGAAAAGAATCTAACTATATAAAAAGAAAAAAAGGATTCTTCTCAATTAATAAGAAAGATTGTCTATAGAAGCTCATAAAATGTAATATATTCAATTTCCATCCATTGAAGGGGGAGGTTAAATCTTAATGAATGAAGTGAAAAATTTCTTTCGAAGCAGAGGGTTCCAACGGTTTCTCGTTTTAATAATAGTAGCGCTTGTATTATACGGATTAAAAAGTATGATTAATTTAATATTGATTACGTTTATACTGACGTTTTTAATGGATCGGTTTCAACGTTTTATTTCAAAGAAATTGAAAGTGAATCGGAAAATTGTTATCGCATGTTTGTATATAATATTAGTAACTTTTATCGGCACAACATTATATAAATATCTACCTGTGCTAACGATACAAATTTCCCAATTGATTCATCAGTTTAGGTTGTTTTTTCAAAATCCACCTGATAATGAAATCATTAAATATGCACTCTCAACAATTAATGGGATGGAAGTATCAAAATATATAGAACAAGGTGTAGATGTCATATATCAATCGATTGCAAATATAGGAAAAGTTAGTTTGCAAATACTACTCTCTCTTATTTTAAGTTTATTTTTCTTGTTAGAAAAAGAACGCATAATATCATTTACTTCGAAATTTAAAAATAGTAGTCTGAAGGTTTTTTATGAGGAGATTGCATATTTTGGCGAAAGGTTTGCAAGGTCGTTCGGTAAAGTAATTGAAGCACAGTTTTTAATTGCGGTTGTCAATTGTATTCTTACTGTCATTGCATTAATGGTTTTAGGATTTCCACAACTTCTCGTATTGGCTGTCATGATTTTCTTACTAGGATTGATTCCTGTTGCAGGTGTAATCATTTCCTTGTTTCCGCTTTGTATTATTGCTTATAACGTAGGCGGAGTTATATACGTCGTATACATACTTGTGTTCATTACAGTAATCCATGCTCTTGAAAGTTATTTTTTAAACCCGAAGTTTATGTCTGCGAAAACGAATTTACCAATCTTTTATACATTTATGATTCTCATCTTTTCAGAGCATTTCCTTGGAATATGGGGGCTTATTATCGGGATACCAATATTCATCTTCTTATTAGATGTACTTAATGTAAACAATGAGGAATCAATTAGAAAATAGAAAATAACAAATGTTTTCTATGAGTGAACAATGAAAAAGCAATCCAAAATAAAATGGATTGCTTTTTTACTATACATATTAAAGAACAGGAGCCATAGTTTCTTTCAACACTTGAACAGAGTGATCGAATTTTAATTCTTCTTCTTCACTTAATTCCACTTCTAAAATTTCACGAACACCGCTGCGATTTAAAACAGCAGGGACACCGATATAAACATCTTTTTGACCGTATTGACCTTCTAAATATGCCGAAACAGTTAATACACTATTTTCGTCGTTTAAAATGGCCTTAGTAACACGTAGAAGGGACATACCGATACCATAGTAAGTTGCACCTTTTCGCTCAATAATATGGTAAGCTGCATCACGAACGTTTATGAAGATTTTGTCTAAATCTTCTTGCGTGTATGTGTTGTCTTTATCAAGAAGCGTTTGTAGTTTTTGAATACCGACTGATACGTGACTCCAAACAGGAAGTTCTGTATCACCATGTTCACCGATAATATAAGCATGAATGTTATGCGGACCAATATCGAAGTACTCACCTAACATATAGCGGAAACGAGCAGAATCAAGCGTTGTACCAGAACCGATTACACGTTCTTTCGGTAAACCAGATTCTTTCCAAGTTACGTAAGTTAAAATATCGACAGGGTTAGTTGCGATTAAGAAGATGCCATCAAACCCGCTATCCATAATACTGCGAACGATTTGTTTAAAGATTTTTGCGTTTTTCTCAACTAAATCTAAACGTGTTTCACCTGGCTTTTGCGGTAATCCAGCCGTAATGACTACAAGATCCGCATCTTTACAATCTTCGTAGCTACCTTTCCATACTCTAGTTGGAGCTGGTGCAAAAGGAACAGCATGACTTAAATCCATCGCTTCTCCTTCAGCTTTTGCCTCGTTTACATCAACTAAAACAAACTCTTCAGCTACAGCTTGGTTAATCATGCAGTAAGCATAACTACATCCAACCGCTCCTGTTCCTACTAATACAACTCGGTTAATACCTTTTTTCATTTCAAAATTCCTCGCAATTTCATTGATTTTATTATGTAAGATAATACGTCTTACTTCTATAGAGTCATATCTAGTTTATTACATTTTATAAAAGATATTCAAGTAATTGAAAATGTATCCGTGCAATTCTTTGCATGAAACATAGGAAGTAAGTTAACTGAATATAATGCAATAAAATCCTTTATTGAAGGGGAAAAAGGCATGATGCAGCCATTAACGATGGAAAGAATGCTTCGTATTATTAATGTGGGGCTCGTTAAAACGAATAACCCAAAGCAGGTTGTTATTGCTGGTGCAGGGATTTCGGGATTAGTTGCAGCATCGTTATTGAAAGAAGCAGGTCATAACATAACAATTTTAGAAGCGAATAACCGAATAGGCGGAAGAATATATACGATGCGTGAACCGTTTAGCAGAGGTTTATATTTTAATGCAGGGCCGATGCGAATTCCTGGAACACACGAGTTAACTTTAGCTTACATTCGTAAATTTAAATTACCGTTAAATCTGTTTATAAATAAAACCGCTTCAGATATTATTTATACGAATAATATTAAAACGAGGTTGAGCTTGTTTGAAAAAAATCCAAGTATACTTGGATATCCCATTTTAGAGAATGAAAAAGGAAAAACGGCAGAAGAGTTAATGTTAGTAGTATTAGAACCAATCCTTAATTTTATAAAAAAGGATCCTAATATAAACTGGTTTATCGTTGAAAAAAAGTATAAAGCATATTCGCTTGGCTCCTTTTTAATTGAGTATTATTCAGACGGAGCAATCGATATGATCGGTGTACTTCTTGATATGGAAGCATATATGGGAATGTCTTTAATTGAAGTATTACGTGAAATGATCTTTTTTACTTCAACGACAAAATATTATGAGATAACGGGTGGAATGGATGTATTACCAAATTCATTTTTACCGGAGTTAAAAGATAATCTTTTTATGTCGTATAAAGTAGAGAAAATCATACAAGAAGATAATAAAGTAATGTTACAAGGAAGTCATGAGCATACGTTAAAGCAATTTACAATAACAAGTGATAGTGCTATTATTACAATTCCATTTTCAGCGTTACGCTTTGTAGAAGTTCAGCCATCTCATTTATTCTCTTATTTTAAAAGACGAGCAATTCGTGAGTTAAATTATATTGCTGCAACTAAAATTGCGATAGAGTTTAAAAGTAGATTTTGGGAGAAAGCGGGACAGTGTGGCGGTAAATCGATTACAGATTTACCTATACGATTTACATATTATCCGAGTTATGGTATCCATACTCCAGGTGCATCCATCGTTTTAGCAAGTTATACGTGGGCAGATGAGGCATTAACATGGGATAGTCTCTCGCAAAGAGATCGTATTCGTTACGCATTAAAAAATTTAGCGGAAATATACGGTGACATCGTCTATAGTGAGTTTGTTACTGGATCATCTTTTAGCTGGAGTAAAAATCCGTATTCTTGCGGCGCATTTACAGCTTTCGAACCGGGGCAAGAACTCGAGTTATTTCCGTATATTACATCACCAGCTGGAAAAGTACACTTTGCAGGAGAGCATACGACATTAACACATGGGTGGATGCAAGGAGCAATAGAGTCTGGAATTAGAGTTGCGTATGAAGTAAACGAACGGTGAAGATATATTTACAAATCACTATTCTTTTAATAAAATAATAAATATAAATCGTAATTATTACGCTTTGAATACGTTTGAAATAAAGAAATGGATGGTCAATCACATGAATAAAGTAGAAATTCATATATTAGGTGGCTTTTTAGGAAGTGGAAAATCAACATTATTACAAAATTTATTGTTAGCGGAAAAAAAGAAGAATAGAAAAGTTGCAGTATTAATGAATGAAATTGGTGAATACTCGGTAGATACAGATATTATTGGAAAAGAGAATGTTTTAAGAGAACTTCTGAAAGGATGTATTTGTTGTACGCTAAAAGAAGAGCTTGAAATACAGTTGCATTCGTTATATCAGCAAGAAAGACCAGATGTCATTTATATAGAAACGACAGGTGTTGCGCATCCAATAGAAGTGTTAGATGCATGTGTATCACCAATTTTAGCACCTTTCTTAGAAGTGAAATCAATTGTAGTCGTTTTAGATGCAGTAAGATGGTTAAATCGAAGTGTATTAAGTGCAAACGTTCAGCAATTATTGCATGAGCAACTGAAGTTTGGTAGCCACATTTTAATTAATAAATCAGATTTACTAACAGGTGCGGATAAGAACAAAGTAATAGAAGCAGTGAAAGCAATAAATAATCATGCGAAATTGTTTGAAACAAAATATTGTAATATATCTTTAGAAGACATAGAAGAAGCTGAATTTACGAATGACGTGGAACATGAGACATTACATGTAAAACAGCATTTACATATACAAACGATGACATATCAATTTACGAAATCGATTGATCAAGACAATTTATATGAATGGCTTTCAAAGTTACCAGACAGTATTTATCGTGTAAAAGGATTTGTGAAATTCCATGGAGATAAATACCCGTACCTATTCCAATATTCATTTGGGGTACCAACTTTACTGGAACAAGACTTCGGTTTCCCGACGAACTTGGTAGTAATAGGGGAAGGGCTAGATAAGAAACAATTGGCTGAAGGGTTAGAGAAAGTAGAAAATAATTCTAATTAAGATTAAAGGGTGCTGCCCCATAAGTTGGTGAAAACGACTTATGGGGGAGTCCTTTTATTTTTTATGAGTAACCATTCAGCTACTTATATTCATGATAAATAGTCTTTTTAGTATTTTCGTTTTCCAAGAGAAACACTTATACTAGTACTAGAGTCTCTTCTAAACTCAATTTTGCGACCATCTAATTCTATTGTTCGAGAGCTTGCAGTAGGGTTTTTAATTAAACTATATAGATAATCTGTTTTAGTTGGTAGTAGTGTGTTTAGAATTTTTTTCACCGGCTCATTTAATACAGAATCATCACTATGAATAGACATTCTATATGCGCTGTCATCATAAGGAGAAAAATTAAAATACATAATGCCATCATATGTATGACCAGTTTTAGTATATACATAGTTATAATCGGTTTTTAAAAATCCAGAATCAATCAATATATTCTCAATTTCTTTGTACTTATCCTCATCTTTTGCAGGAATAGAATCAGGAACAAAATAAGGGCTTACATTAATTGCTTTATACATAAACGTTGCAAATTGTTCTCTTGTTACATTCATTTCTCCCCCATATTGATAGTTTCCAATTCCTTTTGTAATACCATTACTATACAATGAACGAACAGCGTCTGTTGCCCAAAAATTATTTGGAACATCATAGAAAAGGTCGTTTGTTTTTACAGATAGATGAAACGCTTTTTGTAAGATAACAGCCATTTCATATCGAGTTAATGTATCATCTGGTCTAAATTTGTCAGTGCTACTGTCCCCTGTCATAATTCCTTTTTGAGCAACTGCTTTAATATTGTTTTCAAACATATGCCCATGAATATCAGAGAAATGTTTACTTGTAGATCCGGTATTTTCTAGTTTTAAGTATCTTGAAATAATCGCAGCTACTTGTCCACGAGTTACATTGTCCCCAAATCCAAATTTTCCGTTACCATAACCACTAATGACCTTTTTTTCAGTTAAGTAGTTAATCGAATCTTTAGACCAGTGCTCCATTGGAACATCGATGAAATGTTCAGTTTGTGCATGAGCATTCGTTGCGCCGAATAATGTGGCGGTAATTAAGCCTGTTGCAAGTACATGTTTAAAATTCATTATGATTCCTCCTAAGTATATAAAACAATATTTTCTCACTCATATCCGTTACTTTTAAGTGATAATCAATTATATATTATATTAGTATATTTCGATTTTGTAAAATAAGGATTTACTTTCGTGATATTTCTTAAATATATATGGTGTTATGTGAGGGAGGTAAGTGTAAAAAACTCAACTGACGAGGGCGTTTATTCATTCTGATTAGGAATGTGTTATAAAATTCTCACTAATTAGTAGCTAGTCAACAGAAGCCAACCTTTGTTGGGATATAGAAAAACACTTGCAGATTTTGTCTAACGATAATAATTGCAAAATTCAGAAATTTATTTATAATCAAATCTAAGAGGTGATTCAGGTGTCAGAAAAAATAATAATGGATGTAAAAAATCTAACAACAAAAGGGTTAGAAACGAGAGAGAAATTATTGTGTGCTGCAGAAGAGGTATTTGGTAGT
This Bacillus paramycoides DNA region includes the following protein-coding sequences:
- a CDS encoding LysR family transcriptional regulator; this encodes MTITQLQVLIKTVELGSFTKAARVLNMTQPAVSHAISSIESELGVTILIRDKRKGLIVTDVGNRILVHIREILNGVEKIEQEVAMEKGHEVGTIRIGSFPSASAHFLPKMINHFKEKYPNLEVVLCEGTIQEVEDWLVSRVIDIGIVILPNKEMEIVPLTKGKMVVILRDDHPLCKKASITISDLENEPIILCKGGYEPPIIDMFKQANVPLRAEYVISTVTTALNMIQEGLGIAILAELSLTNLPQNVQTRELEPQVWREIALAVPSLKDSSIAVQLFIEEFQALFAE
- a CDS encoding Rrf2 family transcriptional regulator — encoded protein: MKISSRFSIAVHILSILKNNPSSLCTSDYMAESVNTNPVVIRKIMSYLKQAGFVYVNRGPGGAGLLKDLHEITLLDVYHAVNVVEEDKLFHIHEQPNPDCPIGANIQAVLEVILIQAQSAMEEVLRNITMRQLFETLQEKMNA
- a CDS encoding DsbA family oxidoreductase — translated: MTVKMKVYSDFICPFCFLAKGPLDEVAKENDVEIEWMPFELRPSPYSKIDPWNEPEKLGSWDAFILPTAKKLGIDMRLPRVSPHPYTHLAFEGCQFAKERGLGNEYHHRVFTAFFQEEQNIEDIDVLTKLAVEVGLPEAEFKDALVTRKYKKMHEEAIQHAYDEANIMAVPTVMIGEEVIQGLASKETLQRVIDKEIEKDKTISFEGMQCNTDGYC
- a CDS encoding nitroreductase family protein, with translation MSATTTNLKEAIVNRRSIRKVTKNDAITKERIEEVLKTALHAPTSFNMQSGRMVVLMDGEHEKFWDIVKETLRARVPAENFEATVERLKGFHTGVGTVLFFEDQATVEKMQENAPLYKDQFPFWSHQGNAMLQHTVWMLLSAEGIGASLQHYNPIVDAEVKETWNIPAEWSLVGQMPFGEPNEQSGERTFLPTEDVVKFY
- a CDS encoding GNAT family N-acetyltransferase, translated to MKTYEFKHNIPTLEEYKYLCDSVGWTDYMNFEVAETSLKNSIHCMTVNDNEKIIGMGRIVGDGSIYFYIQDIVVHPNYQKHGIGKEIMHRLVTYLHENAPDKAFVGLFASEGKESFYEKFDFKDYSPNMTGMFTVISKT
- a CDS encoding amidase family protein; the protein is MKKWVKITLSIAGGIVLLACAGGYYVYKNYFPKEPERIVYDKDRVLKPIHKQLKEINIENVKIKEKEVVNATVDELQKMVDDGKLSYEELTSIYLFRIQEHDQNGISLNAVTEINPNAMEEARKLDKERSLNKKSNLYGMPVIVKDNVQTEKAMPTSAGTYVLKDWIADEDAMIVKNLKEEGAFVLGKANMSEWANYLSFTMPSGYSGKKGQNLNPYGPITFDTSGSSSGSATVVAADFAPLAIGTETTGSIVAPAAQQSVVGLRPSLGMVSRSGIIPLAETLDTAGPMARTVKDAATLFNIMVSHDEKDAMTEKMKDKKRIDYTKDLSIDGLKGKKIGVLFSIDQQDENRKEVAEKIRKDLQDAGAVLTDDIQLNDEGVDNLKTLEYEFKHNVNDFLSRQKNVPVKSLEEIIAFNKRDSNRRIKYGQTLIEGSEKSAITKDEFGKVVQTSQENARKELDKYLVEKGLDALVMINNEEVLLSAIAGYPELAVPAGYDNNGEPVGAVFIEKQFGEKELFNIGYAYEQQSKNRKSPKL
- a CDS encoding AI-2E family transporter — encoded protein: MNEVKNFFRSRGFQRFLVLIIVALVLYGLKSMINLILITFILTFLMDRFQRFISKKLKVNRKIVIACLYIILVTFIGTTLYKYLPVLTIQISQLIHQFRLFFQNPPDNEIIKYALSTINGMEVSKYIEQGVDVIYQSIANIGKVSLQILLSLILSLFFLLEKERIISFTSKFKNSSLKVFYEEIAYFGERFARSFGKVIEAQFLIAVVNCILTVIALMVLGFPQLLVLAVMIFLLGLIPVAGVIISLFPLCIIAYNVGGVIYVVYILVFITVIHALESYFLNPKFMSAKTNLPIFYTFMILIFSEHFLGIWGLIIGIPIFIFLLDVLNVNNEESIRK
- a CDS encoding L-lactate dehydrogenase gives rise to the protein MKKGINRVVLVGTGAVGCSYAYCMINQAVAEEFVLVDVNEAKAEGEAMDLSHAVPFAPAPTRVWKGSYEDCKDADLVVITAGLPQKPGETRLDLVEKNAKIFKQIVRSIMDSGFDGIFLIATNPVDILTYVTWKESGLPKERVIGSGTTLDSARFRYMLGEYFDIGPHNIHAYIIGEHGDTELPVWSHVSVGIQKLQTLLDKDNTYTQEDLDKIFINVRDAAYHIIERKGATYYGIGMSLLRVTKAILNDENSVLTVSAYLEGQYGQKDVYIGVPAVLNRSGVREILEVELSEEEELKFDHSVQVLKETMAPVL
- a CDS encoding flavin monoamine oxidase family protein, which produces MMQPLTMERMLRIINVGLVKTNNPKQVVIAGAGISGLVAASLLKEAGHNITILEANNRIGGRIYTMREPFSRGLYFNAGPMRIPGTHELTLAYIRKFKLPLNLFINKTASDIIYTNNIKTRLSLFEKNPSILGYPILENEKGKTAEELMLVVLEPILNFIKKDPNINWFIVEKKYKAYSLGSFLIEYYSDGAIDMIGVLLDMEAYMGMSLIEVLREMIFFTSTTKYYEITGGMDVLPNSFLPELKDNLFMSYKVEKIIQEDNKVMLQGSHEHTLKQFTITSDSAIITIPFSALRFVEVQPSHLFSYFKRRAIRELNYIAATKIAIEFKSRFWEKAGQCGGKSITDLPIRFTYYPSYGIHTPGASIVLASYTWADEALTWDSLSQRDRIRYALKNLAEIYGDIVYSEFVTGSSFSWSKNPYSCGAFTAFEPGQELELFPYITSPAGKVHFAGEHTTLTHGWMQGAIESGIRVAYEVNER
- a CDS encoding CobW family GTP-binding protein; its protein translation is MNKVEIHILGGFLGSGKSTLLQNLLLAEKKKNRKVAVLMNEIGEYSVDTDIIGKENVLRELLKGCICCTLKEELEIQLHSLYQQERPDVIYIETTGVAHPIEVLDACVSPILAPFLEVKSIVVVLDAVRWLNRSVLSANVQQLLHEQLKFGSHILINKSDLLTGADKNKVIEAVKAINNHAKLFETKYCNISLEDIEEAEFTNDVEHETLHVKQHLHIQTMTYQFTKSIDQDNLYEWLSKLPDSIYRVKGFVKFHGDKYPYLFQYSFGVPTLLEQDFGFPTNLVVIGEGLDKKQLAEGLEKVENNSN